A window of Odocoileus virginianus isolate 20LAN1187 ecotype Illinois chromosome 3, Ovbor_1.2, whole genome shotgun sequence genomic DNA:
GTGTCTACAAAGGTTTGATCTGTAACTGTAGGCTTTCCCACATTCCATACATTTATAgagtttctctccagtatggatTCTCTCATGTTCAGTTAAGAATGAATACTGGCTGAAAGCTTTTCCACACTGATTACACtgatatggtttctctccagtatggatTCTCTGATGCCTATAAAGATTAGATTTGCAAccaaaggctttcccacattctcCACATGTGTAAAGtttttctccagtatgaattTTCCGATGGTCATTAAAGGATGAATACTggttgaaggctttcccacattcattacattgaTATGGTTTTTGTCCAGTATGAATCCGCTGATGTTCAATAAAGGTTGAGATGCGAGTGAAATTTCTCCCACATTCCAAGCATTTACACAGTTGTTCTCCAGTATGAAGCCTCTGATGTTCAACCAGAGATGTAAACTGGCTGTAACTTTTCCCACATTCATGACATTTATAGGGTTTCTCACCTGTATGGATTTGTTGGTGTCTATGAAGCTTTGCTCTACAATTGAAGGCCTTCTCACATTCTCCACATTTATAGAGTTTTTCTCCAGTATGAATCCTCTGATGTACAGTGAGGGTGGAACACTGGCTAAAAGCTTTACCACAGTCCTTACACtgatagggtttctctccagtatgcaCTCTCAAATGTTTGATAAGGGTTGAACTGCTACTAAATGCTTTCTCACATTGATTACATCTGTAAGGTTTCtccccagtatgaattctctgatgggCAAGAAGAGATGATCTGTGACTGAAGGTCTTCCCACACTCattacatttgtaaggtttctcaccagtatgaattctctggcCTTCAATAAGATGAAGACTCTGACTGAAGCTTTTTTCACATTCATTGTAAATATGAGGTTTTTCTCCTGGGTAAATCTGGAAACATCTCATTAGATCAATATTCTGTTTAAAATCTCTCCCAAAAGAATAATATATACTGGGTACTCTTTCCATAGGAACATTTTGTCGTCTAATAAGAACTGTATTTATAAATAAGCCTTTCCCTAATTCAAGACTTGTCTGGCTTCCAGCTCCACTGATGGTTTTCTTCTGTGAGGCTACCATTTGCCTGGGAGTTTTCTTCTGTTGCTCTTGTTGTGTCCTGCCCTCAAATTCCAAAGCTTCTCCACACTTGATGTCCAACTTAATggagtttttcattattattccttGAGATGTTTCTCCTGTAGAGACGTCCTGTTTGCAAGGCAATGCTTCTATTTCAGGCCATGTCTTAAAACCTGGAATAAATCAGAATCATGGCTTCTCTGCTAGAAGAGAGTTTGATaccatataattttaaatgtgaacTTGAATCTAGAGAAAAACAGGGTAGAATGGAAGGAGAAGTAAACAGGAGTAGTGTGGGAGAATACAGTGGACAAACTAAAGGTGACAACAAAGGTTTTGCCACCTGAGAGAAGTAAAGGCAGGGATCTTCCAAGACTAACAAAAGTTTACAGATGTGAAGTTCTGAAGTATGCCCAAGCTCCAAGCGCAGATCTGATTCTAAAGTGAAAAGATTTAGCTTGAGCTGATTCTAAGAAACCCTGAGTTAAAACCTGGCTTACTTTTATCAATCCATGATTGAAAATAGATTAAAGTTAGATCACTAATTAGGTAACTGTATGTACTTAAATAAACTATACAAATTAAATATAGACTATCTATGTTAATAAAATTCATCTGgttttagtaataaaaatattttattgaaattaaataagaataagaaatataGGCTATAAATCTGTATAAGAATATAGATCTTTCTTAATGGTATCCATGGGAAAGCTAGCAGTTTAGATTTTCAAGGATCAACCAGGTACCTTCTCTCTTTTTACTCTTTCTCACAATATGATCTTCCCTGTCCATTTAGAAACTTACCCTACTACTCTAATCTTATTTCTTTACAAAAGCTCAATTATTTCAGCCTAAATAATCCACCTCTTTCTtcaaatttcaaaacatattttcaaaacattcagTCACTTaacttatatatataaagtttgtgAAAATAATTCAAAGTTATTTGTTCAAGGAGAGCAGTAGCTATGTCTTACGATGGTTTGTTAATTCTTTATTGTGTACACAGTTCGAATGTcttagataaaaaaaataaagaatgaatgagCAGAGTGACCAAGTTGGAAAAATTATTATGAAGGGCAGGTAaccttgaaaatgaaaagagaccTCTCCTCTCTTACTGGACTCCTGAGACTCAGTTGTTTATTGAACAAATATTGAATAATTAGCAatgataataggaaaaaaataaatggccaAACAGTAATAGTTCATTTCTCCATAATCTGAGAAAACTCAACTGCATAATTCAAATTTGAGGTTCAGAAAATGAGGATACAGATATCAACAATATTGgtaaagaatggaagaaagacaatAGAGGTGGGTTGGATTTcaatagacaaagaaaaaaggacaCTGTGAGTCAAAAAGAAGGCCTGTTAAAGTCATCTGTGGGGAAAGTAAACCTATTTAGGGGAAGCTTATTGACTAAAGGGAATTTGAGTTGGAACTAGTTAAAATTTTGGTTAAGCACAGTAAGGCCAAATATACAGTTACTAAATAACTATTAGAAAAATTGACAATAATACAGATAATAGAAGGTGCGATAAATTCTTAGATAATAATAAggcaaaaatgtttata
This region includes:
- the ZNF354C gene encoding zinc finger protein 354C isoform X2; this encodes MALDLLPAQMTESVTFRDVAVVFSRDEWLHLDAAQRSLYREVMLENYSTLVSLGIPFSMPKLICQLQQGEDPCMVEREIPQDTCLGFKTWPEIEALPCKQDVSTGETSQGIIMKNSIKLDIKCGEALEFEGRTQQEQQKKTPRQMVASQKKTISGAGSQTSLELGKGLFINTVLIRRQNVPMERVPSIYYSFGRDFKQNIDLMRCFQIYPGEKPHIYNECEKSFSQSLHLIEGQRIHTGEKPYKCNECGKTFSHRSSLLAHQRIHTGEKPYRCNQCEKAFSSSSTLIKHLRVHTGEKPYQCKDCGKAFSQCSTLTVHQRIHTGEKLYKCGECEKAFNCRAKLHRHQQIHTGEKPYKCHECGKSYSQFTSLVEHQRLHTGEQLCKCLECGRNFTRISTFIEHQRIHTGQKPYQCNECGKAFNQYSSFNDHRKIHTGEKLYTCGECGKAFGCKSNLYRHQRIHTGEKPYQCNQCGKAFSQYSFLTEHERIHTGEKLYKCMECGKAYSYRSNLCRHKKVHNKEKLYKWKEYGIRDFLEEISPMTFNSSLK
- the ZNF354C gene encoding zinc finger protein 354C isoform X1; amino-acid sequence: MLQGESLPCPHLHPSRGRVAGRERPVRPTLSSTLLSLDRKAEKERMALDLLPAQMTESVTFRDVAVVFSRDEWLHLDAAQRSLYREVMLENYSTLVSLGIPFSMPKLICQLQQGEDPCMVEREIPQDTCLGFKTWPEIEALPCKQDVSTGETSQGIIMKNSIKLDIKCGEALEFEGRTQQEQQKKTPRQMVASQKKTISGAGSQTSLELGKGLFINTVLIRRQNVPMERVPSIYYSFGRDFKQNIDLMRCFQIYPGEKPHIYNECEKSFSQSLHLIEGQRIHTGEKPYKCNECGKTFSHRSSLLAHQRIHTGEKPYRCNQCEKAFSSSSTLIKHLRVHTGEKPYQCKDCGKAFSQCSTLTVHQRIHTGEKLYKCGECEKAFNCRAKLHRHQQIHTGEKPYKCHECGKSYSQFTSLVEHQRLHTGEQLCKCLECGRNFTRISTFIEHQRIHTGQKPYQCNECGKAFNQYSSFNDHRKIHTGEKLYTCGECGKAFGCKSNLYRHQRIHTGEKPYQCNQCGKAFSQYSFLTEHERIHTGEKLYKCMECGKAYSYRSNLCRHKKVHNKEKLYKWKEYGIRDFLEEISPMTFNSSLK